A portion of the Marinitoga sp. 38H-ov genome contains these proteins:
- the flhB gene encoding flagellar biosynthesis protein FlhB, which produces MDKFIIKSNINLQLFADPSKTEEPTPRRLQQAREEGNVPVSKELLTSFSFLGVSAVFFVMSKYLFEGLKNAFIKYLSLDTEIIDENALLSVILQQNNLFIIVSIFLLSAAVISLVLGMLQTKFLFAPKSIKFDLGKLNPLKGLQRIFSMRTLFELLKSLIKLSLVGYISYSIITSHWKDIVSLPYSDATFTLSFLYSIIIEIFFKLGLLMLLLGLFDFWYQRREYRKNLRMTKQEVKQEMKDIEGDPQIKSARMRRLRQIVMQNMMKEVPKATVVVTNPTHYAVAIKYDENITSAPIVVAKGHDEVAFRIKEIARENHVPILRNPPVARQLYERVEINEEIPEDMYQIVAKILASVMKTAR; this is translated from the coding sequence ATGGATAAATTCATTATTAAGTCTAATATAAACCTTCAATTATTTGCAGATCCTAGTAAAACAGAAGAACCTACTCCTAGACGGTTACAACAAGCAAGAGAAGAAGGAAATGTTCCAGTTTCTAAGGAACTTTTAACTTCGTTCTCATTTTTAGGAGTAAGTGCTGTATTTTTCGTAATGTCAAAATATTTATTTGAAGGCTTAAAAAATGCATTTATTAAATACCTTTCTCTAGATACAGAAATTATAGATGAAAATGCATTGTTAAGTGTTATATTGCAACAAAATAATCTTTTTATTATTGTATCAATTTTTCTTTTATCTGCTGCGGTTATAAGTTTGGTTTTAGGTATGTTACAAACAAAATTTCTTTTTGCTCCTAAATCTATTAAATTTGATTTAGGAAAACTTAATCCGTTAAAAGGACTTCAACGTATTTTTTCTATGAGAACATTATTTGAATTATTGAAATCATTAATTAAATTATCTTTAGTAGGATATATATCTTATTCTATAATCACATCTCATTGGAAAGATATTGTTTCATTACCATATTCTGATGCTACATTTACATTATCTTTTTTATACTCTATTATAATTGAAATATTTTTTAAATTGGGTCTTTTGATGTTATTGCTTGGTTTGTTTGATTTTTGGTATCAAAGACGCGAATATAGGAAAAACCTTAGAATGACCAAACAAGAAGTAAAGCAAGAAATGAAAGATATTGAAGGAGATCCCCAAATAAAATCTGCTAGAATGAGAAGATTACGTCAAATTGTTATGCAAAATATGATGAAGGAAGTACCAAAAGCCACTGTTGTTGTTACAAATCCTACCCATTATGCAGTTGCTATAAAATATGATGAAAATATAACTAGCGCACCTATTGTAGTCGCAAAAGGACATGATGAAGTTGCATTTAGAATAAAAGAAATAGCTCGTGAAAATCACGTTCCAATTTTGCGAAATCCACCTGTAGCAAGGCAGCTATACGAAAGAGTTGAAATAAATGAAGAAATACCCGAGGATATGTATCAAATTGTCGCTAAAATTCTTGCTTCTGTTATGAAAACAGCGAGGTGA